The Candidatus Abawacabacteria bacterium region TTGATTTAAGTGAACAGCAATTACAGCCAGTGGTACATATTCCCTTGCAGGAAGTGGAATGTGTTATTGGTAAGGCATTATTGCCTGGTAGCTTGGTATTAATGGGTGGTGAGCCTGGTATTGGTAAATCAACTCTAGTTCTACAGTTTGCTCTTTACTTAGGAGCGAATCAGAAAATGCTCTATATCTCAGGAGAAGAGAGCTTGGGGCAATTACGTTTGCGAGCTGAGAGATTAGGTATTACTCAACAGATAGATTGTTTGATGCTTGCTGATGTAGATCTAATTGCTGATTACCTACAGCGTATCAATAAAGGGGATATGAGTATTGTGGTAATCGATTCCTTACATACTTTGTATTCAAGCCGTCGCACTGGTGGGCTTGGGGGGATAGCTCAGATTAAATATGCTATTGATGTACTGCGGCGCATTGCCAAAGAGAAAAATATTTTGCTGCTAATTATTGGTCATATTACCAAAGAAGGCGATATTGCCGGACCAAAAACTTTAGAACATATGGTGGATGCAGTTTTCTATTTGGAGGGAGAGCGAGATACTACTATCCGCTTTCTTCGTTCCGTGAAAAATCGTTATGATGCAGTAAATACTCTTGGTGTTATAGAAATGACGGAACGAGGTTTTAAAGATGTAAAAGATCCGGGGAGTATTTTTTGGAGTAAGGGAGAGCTTGATATTGGTAGTTCTTTGGGCATGGTGAAGCAAGGGAAAAGAGTGTTTGTTTGTGAAGTACAGGCCTTAGTAGTAGCAACAGACTTTGGTTATCCTAGGCGTACCAGTTTAGGTATTGATCTCAATCGTTTACATCTCATTTTGGCAGTATTGCAGAGACATTTGAATCTCAAATTCAACACCCAAGATGTTTATGTTAAGCTCAAGGGCGGCCTAGCCGTTTCCGATCCACATCTAGATGCTGCTTTGGCTATGGCTTTGGTTTCTGCTTATAAAAAGGAAGCTTTACCTAGTCAACAAGTATTTGTTGGCGAAATTGAGCTGAATGGTAAAATAGTGCTTCATGATAAAGCTTTTCCAGACGAGGCGAAAAAACGGGCTTTAAATCTGGCAACTATCCAAAGTTTACAACAATTTCCTGGGATGAAGTAAGTGCCGCACTTTATTCCACTTGATACATTACTTGTCTGATTATTTTTTGGCCGTTTTGATCGTAGCCACTGACAGAAAGTATGTAGGATCCTGCTCGGGTAGGTAATTGACAGTTAGCTGGAAGCAATTGGTTGTTTAATGTTATTTCCAGTCTACTCATATGACTGGTGATTATTTCACAAGGAATTGATTCATGGCTATCAGGAATCTCAGGATCAAGCTGGAAAATATCATGATTAGCTGGTTTTACGATAGTGATCCCTGTTTGCAAACTGGTGGTAGTAGTGAACTTCTTTTGCCAAGCATTCAACTCTGTTGGTAAGTGTAAACCATCTGCTTGATACCAGGTGTCAAAACTTTGTGGTGCCGTGTGGGGAACAAATAATTCTTCTACAGTATGTTGGCAATACTTAGTGGGCAATTGGCCTGAGGGAATACAGATGGTGTGGGTCTCAATACTGGGGTCTAAAGTAAATGCAGATGTAGTCGTGTGAGGTAGGTCACGCATAATTCTTTGAAAAATGGACCCAGCACCAGTAATGCCACTTACTCCGTGCATTGGAGCACCGTCAGCATTGCCACTCCACACTCCTACGGTATATTGTTTAGAAAAGCCTGCTGTCCAATTATCGTTGAAGTTTCGACTAGTGCCAGTTTTTGCCGCTACCGGAAAGTCAAAAGTTAAGTTGTTGTATTCATCAAAGGCTGGTTCGCGAGCTTTATTGTCACTGAGCACATTAATAATCAGTGAGGCTGCCGCTTTTAATTGGTTGTTTGTTGCGCCTGTTTTGATGAGATCTGAGGGGAATGAAACTTCTTGCCCATCGATAATTACTTGTTGCATTGTTTGGAGTTCTTGGTATCTGCCTAGATTGGCCAATGTGTAATAAGCATTGGCCAATTCAAATAGACTAACTTCACCGCTGCCTAAAGCCAAGGAGAGCCCGTAATGATCATCAGATTCTTTTAGACTACTGATTCCTACTGCTTCTAATAGCTTCTTTGCCTTGCTTATACCAACGAATTCCAAAGCTTTCACAGCAGGAACATTGTAAGAGTTGGCTAATGCCTGACGTAAAGTTACTGGTCCGTGGAATTCTAAATCATAATTCAGCGGTGTATAGGGAGTATTAGTGCTAGTTAAAAAACGACTAGGAATATCATAAATGATGGTACCAGCTCCCCATCCTTCAAGGATACTGGCTAAGTAGATAAATGGTTTAAGGGCTGAGCCGGGTTGGCGCGGAGCTTGAACCATATCTACTTTCCCTTCATGGTCATGATCGAAGTAATTGGGACTACCAACATAGCTAAGTACTTCACCATTACTATTATTTATTACTATACTAGCGGCATTGTGAATGTTTTTTTCGGTTAACTTTGTTAACTCTTCTTGAATTGCACTTTTATTGTGGAAATAAAGTTTACTATCTAATGTCGTAAGTACATCTACTTTTTTATTGTGCCAAAAGTCCTGTCCCCATTTCTCTTCCAAATTACTTAAAACGAAATAAACAAAGTGCGGAGCAATAATACTATTCTCTTCAGAGAACTGAGGTGTGGGGCTGCGGAGGATACTATCTTTTTCGGTATTAGAAATAAGGCTCTTTTTAGCTAGCAGTTCAGCAATGTGCTGTTTCCTCCGGGTGATCTTGGTAGCTGTCAAATCACTGGGGTTCTTGATTATTGCTGCCAGTAAAATTGCTTGATGCCAATCTAAATCTGTTGGTGCTAAGGAAAAGTATTGTTGAGCTGCTTTACTTAAGCCAATAATACGGTTTCCATAGGAAGTAGTGGTTAAATAATAGGCTAAGATATTTTGTTTGCTTTGATTGGCGTGCAAAAAGTAAGCCAGTAAAATGTCTGCAGCTTTGTGCTTAAAGGTTCGTGGGCGATTTATTCCTAGTATGCTTCGGCTGGTCTGTTGAGTAATAGTACTAGCACCAGAGACTTCAGAAGAGTTGCTAACTCGTTCGTATACGGCTCTGGCAAGGGCAAGAATGTCTATGCCGTTATGACTAAAAAAACGTTGATCTTCAGTGATTAAGAGACTTGATAGTGCTCGTGATGCCAACTGGGGCTGATCCTTGGTATTGCCTATAGTCCATTGGGCCAATACTTGATGATGGCGATCGTAGATAGTTAACTGGCTAATTGTATTAGTATTTTTGATATTGCTGAATGCACTGACCACAAAAGCTGTAATCATAAGGATGAAGTAGGGCCACAATATATTTTTCTTCTTCATGAAGATGTTTGTAAGGGATGTATACTACGGGGTATAATAAAAGAGTAAATACTACTTTGAAACAAAATAATCATAAATATCATGTCGCAAAAATCAAAACTAGTTAGTGCCTATGAAATGCTTCGTTCAGCAGAAAATGCTATTGTTGCTGCCAAGGAAATATTGGCTTCTTTAGAGGATATTGGCACTGGCGGAAGTGGTACTTCTTTAGCTCCTGGTGATTTGGCTGAGCCTCGTATGGAAGGAAATGTGAAAATAGTGGAAGGAGTCTTTGATGGGCAAAATATGTTAGGTCAAGATCAGCGTATTTATCCAGTCCCTGCTAACTATGCTAGTAAGTCCAAGCTTATCCCTGGCGATCATCTTAAACTCACTATTGCCGAAAATGGGGCATTCAAATACAAGCAAATTGGTCCTATTCCTCGGCGAGAAGTTGTTGGTATTGTGACTTACAATGATGGCCAATATCAAATTATGGCTGAAAATAAACTTTATAAAGTATTATTGGCGAGCATCACCTATTATAAAGCCGAGGTGGGGAGTTCGGTAACAATTATTATTCCCCAAGAAGGTGATTCTGAGTGGTGTGCCATAGAACATTTGCTGCCTAGCTAAAGGACAGCACCTTTTCAGTATTTTTGCGGTAACAAGAAACGAATTTGAAATGGGGCTTGAGTAAAGATCAAGGGTGTATCCGCATCAAGTAATTCACCATCAACCTGAAGCGTAAGGTGATCGGGTTTTTGAATCACAAAGTGTTTGCCTGGAATATGGCTGACACCTTCACTCTGAGTCAAAATTCTGCTCTGCTTTAGCTTTCTCGCTTCTCGAGGACTTAAGCTGTTATCAATGGTAACTAAATCTAATAAGCGATCCTGCGTAGAGAAGAGGATTTTTTGTGGCAACTGAAAAAAGTAGCCTGCATTTACTATTTCTACGTCGTACGCTGCTACATTCACTGTGTATTTTTTTTCAATCATAATAGTCGTATTGTATATCGTCTGAGGTTTATAAAAAGTTGTGATGTTTTTTAGCCAGGAATTTTTCTTGATTCGTTGAGAATGTTTATCTCTCAGATCAATAATATTATTGACACAAAGACCTAATCCTGCCGAACTTAAAAAAAGATAATTATTTACTTTGCCGACATCAACGGCGATCGATCTAGGAACTGAAGCATATTGCTCTAGCAGATTTTGCCAAGGATATTGATCACAACCAAGACTCTGGGCGAAAAGATTATTCGCTCCTATTGGTACTATGCCGATGGTAATCGGTGCATCCAAGATGCCGTTAATAATTTCAAATACTGTGCCATCTCCGCCGACACATAAAAAGTGGGAATAGCCTTTTTTTAGTCCTAGTCTTGCTAAATGACCAGCATCACCTGGACTAATGGTCTTTACCATTTCACCCTCAATACCGAGGCGATCGAAAGTAAGTTTCAATTTGCTTTCGATTTGAGCAAGCTTACCTTTCCCAGCTACCGGATTTAGGATGGCGTAATAACGCATGAGACATTTTACTCAGAAGCCAACTCTTTTTTCTCTCGAGCTAGCGGTCGGCGAGTAGGTGCAGGAGCCTCATTGTCTGAATTTGACTCGTGTCCCATAGTACAGCGACCATTTAAGATCCCGCCTTTGGTAATTATCAATTTACCTCGAACTGTGATATCACCAGTAATTTTGCCAGAAGTGCCAATTTCCAAATCTTCTTTGACACTAACATTTCCTTCAATAGTACCATTTACTGTTAGCTTTTGAGTATCTACTTCGCCTTTAATCAAGGCGCCGATGCCCACTGTGAGACTACCGCCGATTTTTATGGTGCCTTTTTCCAAGGTACCATCAAATATCACATTACTATCACTAGCTAAGGTGCCAGTAATTTTCATTTGTTTACCAATAGTAGTGACATGTTGTTGTGTCTCACGTTCGTTTGATTGAAACATACTGCAATAGGATTAAAAGATAAAAGAGTATTTGTAAAAATAACTGTAGTAACTGATTAACAAGATATGGCCAAGAATGAAGTTTATCAAGAAAATGAATGCCGTTTTCACTAGTGCTGGACTCTTAACTACTAAATACTGATATAATTCGAGACCAATTTTGCGTGGCGTAAGCAATGCTTTTATTGGGTGAAGATGGCTATCTTCTGAGCCACTGGCGTGTTCATATATGGTTATTTTAGGGATCAAAGCAATAATGCTTTGAATAATACTGCTGATTGGTCCAGTCAGAATAGCGCCAATTACTCTACTTTGTGGGTGCTTGGGGAGTAATTTGTGCCACAAATTTAGGCTGTAATATGCAGTTATTCCCCAAAGGATTAGTGCCAATAATAATGCCCATAGAGGAATAAGTGGTGCCTTTTGGGCCACCTGTTGGATCATAAGGTAGTATGTCAGTGTTGCCATTTCTGCTCTAGTAAGGGCTCGATTGGGCTCAAAAAGAGGAAGATTGTTCGGCCATAACCTATGCTCTACTAAATAGCGGGCATAGGGAAAGAACCAATGATCTTCCTTAACGTCACTAAATGTAGCCTCCTTAGTGTCTGGTACTTGAATTTGAAATGCATTGAATAGTACTTTGACTACTTCAGCACGGGAAATAGATTGATCAGGACGAAAGGTATTGTCATCATAACCCCTGACTAGTTTTTCGCTAATAGCAAAGGAAATAAATGGCTTACCCCAATGTTCTGATGGAATGTCGGTAAATGATAGTACAGACGTTTCTGTTGG contains the following coding sequences:
- a CDS encoding S-layer homology domain-containing protein, producing MWFITLAFASTQFVDLPPINSAYPAVQYLVEQNVIKGYENNQFLPDRQVTRAEALKIALLGSKRQIPTETSVLSFTDIPSEHWGKPFISFAISEKLVRGYDDNTFRPDQSISRAEVVKVLFNAFQIQVPDTKEATFSDVKEDHWFFPYARYLVEHRLWPNNLPLFEPNRALTRAEMATLTYYLMIQQVAQKAPLIPLWALLLALILWGITAYYSLNLWHKLLPKHPQSRVIGAILTGPISSIIQSIIALIPKITIYEHASGSEDSHLHPIKALLTPRKIGLELYQYLVVKSPALVKTAFIFLINFILGHILLISYYSYFYKYSFIF
- the radA gene encoding DNA repair protein RadA, yielding MKTNLAFVCTECNYQTKKWQGRCSGCGAWNSLVETMSTFESPTFDQSIVVEPVSLLSIDLSEQQLQPVVHIPLQEVECVIGKALLPGSLVLMGGEPGIGKSTLVLQFALYLGANQKMLYISGEESLGQLRLRAERLGITQQIDCLMLADVDLIADYLQRINKGDMSIVVIDSLHTLYSSRRTGGLGGIAQIKYAIDVLRRIAKEKNILLLIIGHITKEGDIAGPKTLEHMVDAVFYLEGERDTTIRFLRSVKNRYDAVNTLGVIEMTERGFKDVKDPGSIFWSKGELDIGSSLGMVKQGKRVFVCEVQALVVATDFGYPRRTSLGIDLNRLHLILAVLQRHLNLKFNTQDVYVKLKGGLAVSDPHLDAALAMALVSAYKKEALPSQQVFVGEIELNGKIVLHDKAFPDEAKKRALNLATIQSLQQFPGMK
- a CDS encoding transglycosylase domain-containing protein, producing the protein MITAFVVSAFSNIKNTNTISQLTIYDRHHQVLAQWTIGNTKDQPQLASRALSSLLITEDQRFFSHNGIDILALARAVYERVSNSSEVSGASTITQQTSRSILGINRPRTFKHKAADILLAYFLHANQSKQNILAYYLTTTSYGNRIIGLSKAAQQYFSLAPTDLDWHQAILLAAIIKNPSDLTATKITRRKQHIAELLAKKSLISNTEKDSILRSPTPQFSEENSIIAPHFVYFVLSNLEEKWGQDFWHNKKVDVLTTLDSKLYFHNKSAIQEELTKLTEKNIHNAASIVINNSNGEVLSYVGSPNYFDHDHEGKVDMVQAPRQPGSALKPFIYLASILEGWGAGTIIYDIPSRFLTSTNTPYTPLNYDLEFHGPVTLRQALANSYNVPAVKALEFVGISKAKKLLEAVGISSLKESDDHYGLSLALGSGEVSLFELANAYYTLANLGRYQELQTMQQVIIDGQEVSFPSDLIKTGATNNQLKAAASLIINVLSDNKAREPAFDEYNNLTFDFPVAAKTGTSRNFNDNWTAGFSKQYTVGVWSGNADGAPMHGVSGITGAGSIFQRIMRDLPHTTTSAFTLDPSIETHTICIPSGQLPTKYCQHTVEELFVPHTAPQSFDTWYQADGLHLPTELNAWQKKFTTTTSLQTGITIVKPANHDIFQLDPEIPDSHESIPCEIITSHMSRLEITLNNQLLPANCQLPTRAGSYILSVSGYDQNGQKIIRQVMYQVE
- a CDS encoding polymer-forming cytoskeletal protein codes for the protein MFQSNERETQQHVTTIGKQMKITGTLASDSNVIFDGTLEKGTIKIGGSLTVGIGALIKGEVDTQKLTVNGTIEGNVSVKEDLEIGTSGKITGDITVRGKLIITKGGILNGRCTMGHESNSDNEAPAPTRRPLAREKKELASE